The following DNA comes from Vespa velutina chromosome 11, iVesVel2.1, whole genome shotgun sequence.
TTTTTAATTGCTTGTAATCTCGTTTTAATTACATCAAAAGGATTGACTAATAATGCAGCTGTAGATCCAGCTGCACAACCAGCAAGAAACGAACACCAAAATACAgctgaaaaagaacaaaataattagttgtatttttagaatttaaataatatattaaattgcgCCAATGCGCATAGAACGCCCTCGAGTGTTTATCATAGAATCTAATCCCAAATTTGTGTGGATTTTAATCATTGACAATCCATTATGTAGAAAGAAACTTTGCACATCAAGTAATAAATAGGATATGTTTATTTAACTATGTTTGATATACTTGATTTCTAGCAACTATGGCTGCGGTCTCTAGAAGAgttgaaagaatgaatgatttCTCTTGTGTTTccgttatcttttattttatttggtTGGTTTCGTGTGTGGGTTTGGTGGTACCAAGACGTGTTAGTTATGTATCTTGCCGGAAGAGGCGTAATAGTCGCGACGAGGTCGCCACATTTGATCACTATATAGCGACATTTTGTCACGTCATTGTTGAATCGATAAGTGGTGAGAAGTTTCATCAAGCGTGCGTATATTTCAAGTAGACTGTTATAACTACTAAAGTTAGCTGCAAAGAAGGGTATAGAATAAAGATCTTATTTACATTGTTTCTACGATTGACAAAATGAGTCATAGATTGACAAAAAGGGTGCACGAAGAAGACGATGGATATGAACGTGCTTATAAAAAACGAAGACGTGTTTCTGAAAATCAAGAAATTGAAGATCGTTTAGAATCTTTAATTTTAAGGGTAGGTGAAAAATCTACGTCTTCCTTGGAAAGCAATTTGGAAGGTCTCGCTTCGGTTTTGGAAGCTGACCTTGGACTATTTCGTAGTAAAATACTCCGCATTTTAACAGATTGTGCCATTAAAATGCCGGAAAAATGTACTATTTATACAACTCTAGTTGGATTACTGAATGcaaagaatttcaattttgGTGGTGAATTTGTTGATTATATGGTTAAGAATTTTAAAGATGCTTTGAAGGGATGCAAGTGGGATGTGGCAAGATATTCCCTGAGGTTTCTTGCGGATTTAGTAAATTGCCACGTTTTATCGTGTGGTTCGTTAATGCAGTTATTTGATAATATGCTAGATGCTGCAAATGAAGATAGTGTACCACAAGTAAGACGCGATTGGTACGTCTTCGCTGCTTTATCAACATTACCATGGGTCGGAAGAGAActttatgagaaaaaagaacaagaattgGATCATCTAATGGTAaccatagaaatatttttaaataaacgtaataagaAACATCAGCCAGCGTTAAGAGTTTGGTCTAGTGATACACCTCATCCCCAAGAAGAATACTTGGATTGTTTGTGGGCACAAGTAAGAAAACTTAGACAAGACAATTGGGCAGAGAAACACATTCCTAGGCCATATCTTGCTTTTGATTCTATTTTGTGTGAAGCGTTACAACATAATTTGCCTGCTATAATACCTCCTCCACATCATGAAAATTGTACCTATCCGTTACCTACTGCTGTCTTTCGTATGTTCGATTATACCGATTGTCCTGCCGAAGGACCTGTATTACCTGGAAGCCATGCCATTGAGAGATTTCTTATAGAGGAACATTTACgccaaattattaataattatttttttgaaaggaAAGATTGTGCTGcacaattattaaattttccatACAAAGCCAAAATTCCTTTGGACTATTGTATAGTGGAAGTAATATTTGGAGAATTATTTAGATTACCAACACCAAAACATCTAGAGATTTGCTATGGATCAATTTTGATAGAACTTTGTAAACTACAGCCTTCAACAATGCCACAAGTATTGGCCCAAGCAACAGAAATTTTGTTTCGTCGAATAGATAGTATGGCAGCTACTGCTTTCGATCGTTTTGTTTGGTGGTTTGCATATCATTTAAGTAATTTTCAATTCCGATGGTCTTGGGAAGATTGGGATTCTTGTTTACAACGCGATCCGGAGCATCCAAGACCTAAATTTATTAGAGAAGTATTGCTAAAAGCTTTGAGGTTATCGTATTATCAGAGAATTCGTGACATGATGCCAGAATCGTATGCCGAATTAATACCTGCACTACCAGAAccagtatataaatattcatcagAAGGAGCAAGCTCTCTACCTGGTACTGCTGCAGCACACGAATTAGTTGTATCTATAAGACGTAAATGTACACCTGAAGAAGTTTTGAATGTTTTAAATACTTTGCCAGGACCTAAGGATcacgaagaaacaaataatttc
Coding sequences within:
- the LOC124952983 gene encoding nuclear cap-binding protein subunit 1 isoform X1, which codes for MSHRLTKRVHEEDDGYERAYKKRRRVSENQEIEDRLESLILRVGEKSTSSLESNLEGLASVLEADLGLFRSKILRILTDCAIKMPEKCTIYTTLVGLLNAKNFNFGGEFVDYMVKNFKDALKGCKWDVARYSLRFLADLVNCHVLSCGSLMQLFDNMLDAANEDSVPQVRRDWYVFAALSTLPWVGRELYEKKEQELDHLMVTIEIFLNKRNKKHQPALRVWSSDTPHPQEEYLDCLWAQVRKLRQDNWAEKHIPRPYLAFDSILCEALQHNLPAIIPPPHHENCTYPLPTAVFRMFDYTDCPAEGPVLPGSHAIERFLIEEHLRQIINNYFFERKDCAAQLLNFPYKAKIPLDYCIVEVIFGELFRLPTPKHLEICYGSILIELCKLQPSTMPQVLAQATEILFRRIDSMAATAFDRFVWWFAYHLSNFQFRWSWEDWDSCLQRDPEHPRPKFIREVLLKALRLSYYQRIRDMMPESYAELIPALPEPVYKYSSEGASSLPGTAAAHELVVSIRRKCTPEEVLNVLNTLPGPKDHEETNNFNPLKIDVFVQTLLNLGSKSFSHSFAAIGKFHYVFKVLAETEETEICILRNMYALWKNHYQMMVVLTDKFLKTGIIECSAIANWIFSKEMASEFTKLYIWEILHLTIRKKNKHVIKLTTELTEAREKLRRAESRSGSSSEDDDNNKDRNREKPSEDVVERMEEKLEAAQANQKNLFLIIFQRFIMILSEHLVRCDTDGIDYNTHWYKWTIGRLQQVFLTHHEQVQKYSSTLETLLFTPDLDPHILDVFHQFVSLRA
- the LOC124952983 gene encoding nuclear cap-binding protein subunit 1 isoform X2, with amino-acid sequence MPEKCTIYTTLVGLLNAKNFNFGGEFVDYMVKNFKDALKGCKWDVARYSLRFLADLVNCHVLSCGSLMQLFDNMLDAANEDSVPQVRRDWYVFAALSTLPWVGRELYEKKEQELDHLMVTIEIFLNKRNKKHQPALRVWSSDTPHPQEEYLDCLWAQVRKLRQDNWAEKHIPRPYLAFDSILCEALQHNLPAIIPPPHHENCTYPLPTAVFRMFDYTDCPAEGPVLPGSHAIERFLIEEHLRQIINNYFFERKDCAAQLLNFPYKAKIPLDYCIVEVIFGELFRLPTPKHLEICYGSILIELCKLQPSTMPQVLAQATEILFRRIDSMAATAFDRFVWWFAYHLSNFQFRWSWEDWDSCLQRDPEHPRPKFIREVLLKALRLSYYQRIRDMMPESYAELIPALPEPVYKYSSEGASSLPGTAAAHELVVSIRRKCTPEEVLNVLNTLPGPKDHEETNNFNPLKIDVFVQTLLNLGSKSFSHSFAAIGKFHYVFKVLAETEETEICILRNMYALWKNHYQMMVVLTDKFLKTGIIECSAIANWIFSKEMASEFTKLYIWEILHLTIRKKNKHVIKLTTELTEAREKLRRAESRSGSSSEDDDNNKDRNREKPSEDVVERMEEKLEAAQANQKNLFLIIFQRFIMILSEHLVRCDTDGIDYNTHWYKWTIGRLQQVFLTHHEQVQKYSSTLETLLFTPDLDPHILDVFHQFVSLRA